A part of Gloeocapsa sp. PCC 73106 genomic DNA contains:
- a CDS encoding EAL domain-containing protein, with protein MEQPHRLNQVNLNAVNLNLLNIQDFSLLHHYFLKEVKSFEAISAIQVGTESGEYFGIVLLEDNTPTVEVKTSEMPNDKYVYAIDEKGDRTEQVIGMAKNYDPRLRDWYKKAKLYQQPVWSDIYQYASNTSYQLGMMAVHSIFNSEGKILGVFGCDVALTHISRFLNKISVEAPELIFIIEPSELLVATSDMSPLFLVEEEKIIRLKATESNNPLLKAATLYLKKYFGDLDLITNSHHLEFSLDNQMVFLELIPLKDNYGLNWLIILVASEFNFIKNVDEQVRGSLLNSYRVLEEANQELEKRVEEKYKELISSREALETSEERWQLALKGTNDGIWDWNLQTNAIFFSERWKTMLGYHDWEMNNNIQAWVRSIHPEDKIKVKKAIETHLKHKKDSYMCEYRVLCKDNSYIWVLDRGKILWDKDKKPLRMIGCRTDITLQKRAKEKLIKYAFYDNLTQLHNRAFFIKYLETLELNKTKNFAVLFIDLDRFKIINDSLGHLVGDQLLIQVGKRLLTILRPQDVLARIGGDEFAILLKGISQISKAISIVKKLLAAIGEPFEIEDKQLMIGASVGIALSTNQVSLMLLEQADIAMYHAKGKTNPKYVVYNNEMHISLLNKLNLEMELRKSIQDSEILLYYQPIISLATGRIVSLEVLVRWQHPTRGLLLPDEFLNLAEECGLIFPLNEWVLNTACKQMLTWLNQGIINDNLSISINLLEEQIGIGNSKIKLEQIIQNIGLPAKNVSWEITETIIKQNTEQMIARLSHLRNLGFKVYIDDFGTGYSSLERLQNFPVDVLKIDKVFVKKIIEDKKARQFLQAVINLAHSLDLKVLVEGIETSQQGKIVEKMGCEYAQGYYFSRPLSNQEIISVLKLNYDEI; from the coding sequence TTGGAACAGCCTCACCGCTTAAATCAAGTTAATCTTAATGCGGTTAATCTTAATTTACTAAATATCCAAGACTTTTCTTTACTCCATCATTATTTTCTCAAAGAAGTTAAAAGCTTTGAAGCGATCAGTGCAATTCAAGTCGGAACAGAATCAGGAGAATATTTTGGCATTGTTTTACTAGAAGATAATACTCCTACCGTAGAAGTTAAAACTTCTGAAATGCCAAATGATAAATATGTTTATGCGATTGATGAAAAAGGCGATCGCACAGAACAAGTTATCGGTATGGCTAAAAATTATGATCCCAGATTAAGGGATTGGTATAAAAAAGCTAAACTATATCAACAACCAGTTTGGAGTGATATTTACCAATATGCTAGCAACACTAGCTATCAGCTTGGTATGATGGCGGTTCATTCTATATTTAACTCTGAAGGTAAAATCTTGGGGGTTTTTGGTTGTGATGTAGCCTTGACTCATATCAGTCGTTTTCTTAATAAAATAAGTGTGGAAGCACCTGAGTTAATTTTTATCATAGAACCTTCGGAACTCTTAGTAGCAACTTCAGATATGTCACCCCTTTTTCTAGTTGAAGAAGAGAAAATCATTCGACTGAAAGCAACAGAAAGTAATAACCCATTATTAAAAGCAGCAACCCTTTATTTAAAAAAATACTTTGGCGATCTCGACTTAATTACTAATAGTCACCATTTAGAGTTCTCACTAGATAATCAAATGGTGTTTTTAGAACTAATTCCTCTCAAAGATAATTATGGACTAAACTGGTTGATTATTTTAGTTGCTTCTGAGTTTAACTTTATTAAAAATGTAGATGAACAAGTTAGAGGATCACTATTAAATTCTTATAGAGTTTTAGAAGAAGCTAATCAAGAATTAGAAAAACGAGTAGAAGAAAAATATAAGGAATTAATAAGTTCTCGGGAAGCTTTAGAAACAAGTGAAGAACGTTGGCAATTAGCTTTAAAAGGAACTAACGATGGTATCTGGGATTGGAATTTACAAACTAATGCCATTTTCTTCTCTGAACGATGGAAAACAATGTTAGGCTATCACGATTGGGAAATGAATAATAATATTCAAGCATGGGTAAGATCCATACATCCAGAAGATAAAATTAAAGTCAAGAAAGCAATAGAGACGCACTTAAAACACAAAAAAGATTCTTATATGTGTGAATATCGAGTCTTGTGTAAAGATAACTCCTATATCTGGGTTTTAGATCGCGGTAAAATTCTCTGGGATAAAGATAAAAAACCTCTCCGCATGATTGGCTGTCGTACCGATATTACCCTGCAAAAACGTGCCAAAGAAAAGCTAATTAAATATGCTTTTTACGATAATTTAACTCAATTACATAATCGCGCTTTCTTTATTAAGTATTTAGAAACACTCGAACTAAACAAAACTAAAAATTTTGCTGTTCTATTCATTGATTTAGACCGTTTTAAAATTATTAACGATAGTTTGGGTCATTTGGTAGGAGACCAATTATTAATTCAAGTAGGTAAAAGACTTTTAACTATTTTACGCCCTCAAGATGTTCTTGCTAGAATAGGTGGTGATGAATTCGCTATTCTTCTTAAGGGAATTAGCCAGATTTCTAAAGCAATATCTATAGTAAAAAAACTCTTAGCGGCGATAGGTGAACCCTTTGAAATAGAAGATAAACAGTTGATGATTGGTGCTAGTGTGGGAATTGCTTTAAGTACTAACCAAGTTTCTTTAATGTTGTTAGAACAAGCTGATATAGCCATGTATCATGCTAAGGGAAAAACCAACCCAAAGTACGTAGTGTACAATAATGAAATGCACATCAGTTTACTCAATAAGTTAAACTTAGAAATGGAACTAAGAAAAAGTATTCAAGATTCAGAAATACTTTTATACTATCAACCTATAATATCTCTTGCTACTGGAAGAATAGTTAGTTTAGAAGTATTAGTACGTTGGCAACATCCAACCCGAGGTTTACTCTTACCAGATGAGTTTTTGAATCTTGCAGAAGAATGTGGTTTAATTTTTCCCTTAAATGAATGGGTGTTGAATACAGCTTGTAAGCAAATGCTGACCTGGTTGAATCAAGGTATCATAAATGATAACCTGAGTATTAGTATAAACTTATTAGAAGAGCAAATAGGCATAGGAAACTCAAAAATAAAATTGGAACAAATTATTCAAAATATAGGTTTACCAGCTAAGAATGTTTCTTGGGAAATAACAGAAACAATAATTAAACAAAATACTGAGCAAATGATCGCTAGATTATCTCACCTGAGAAATTTAGGATTTAAAGTATATATTGATGATTTTGGTACTGGTTATTCGTCACTAGAAAGACTGCAAAATTTTCCAGTTGATGTTTTAAAAATAGATAAAGTTTTTGTTAAGAAAATTATCGAGGATAAAAAAGCTCGTCAATTTTTACAAGCAGTAATTAATTTAGCTCATAGTTTAGACCTAAAGGTTTTAGTGGAGGGAATAGAAACCAGTCAACAAGGAAAGATAGTGGAAAAGATGGGATGCGAATATGCTCAAGGTTATTACTTTTCTCGTCCCTTAAGTAATCAAGAAATTATCAGCGTACTAAAATTAAATTATGATGAAATCTGA
- a CDS encoding acyltransferase, giving the protein MMKSERDYGIDLIRSLSVLYIVSYWHLFNYTEAFRGYYNPVTHHLTRIILASFVFVSGYLIAGRKLDLNWKNIASFWQKRLVRIYPLYALALLLFYWFNIAQPDTLIRAGLLISMFFPPSPPTLWFITMIMLFYVLAPILLKSVENIGVYLGLNILLMSLFVLSGASWELYVFFPSFSLGILLRTKLDLLKKLQRKQVVLTIVFILLYWFNIINQSRGFIDISLHVIFLNLGAILFYFYSNQVMAKIRNKAIVGFFSYTSFAMYLFHRPVFTLTKNLFFPLGETEQVLYLLIVSLPLTVVISWSIQRLYDRLLQL; this is encoded by the coding sequence ATGATGAAATCTGAGCGCGATTATGGTATTGATTTAATTCGCAGTCTAAGTGTGTTATATATAGTTAGTTATTGGCACCTCTTTAACTATACTGAAGCTTTTCGTGGTTATTATAATCCAGTAACTCATCATTTAACCAGGATTATTTTAGCTAGTTTTGTGTTTGTTTCTGGTTATTTAATCGCTGGTAGAAAATTAGACTTAAATTGGAAGAATATTGCTAGTTTTTGGCAAAAGAGATTAGTAAGGATTTATCCTCTTTATGCTTTAGCTTTGTTACTTTTTTATTGGTTTAATATTGCTCAACCTGATACTTTAATTAGAGCAGGTTTACTGATATCTATGTTTTTTCCTCCATCTCCTCCGACATTATGGTTTATTACCATGATTATGTTATTTTATGTTTTAGCTCCAATTTTACTCAAAAGTGTTGAGAATATTGGTGTATATTTGGGGTTAAACATATTACTCATGTCCTTGTTTGTATTATCTGGAGCCAGTTGGGAGTTATACGTTTTTTTCCCTAGTTTTAGCTTGGGTATATTATTGCGAACTAAGCTCGATTTACTCAAAAAACTCCAAAGAAAACAAGTCGTTTTAACAATAGTCTTTATCCTGCTTTATTGGTTCAATATTATTAACCAGAGCCGTGGATTTATAGATATATCGTTGCACGTTATTTTTCTTAACCTGGGGGCAATCTTATTTTACTTTTATAGTAATCAAGTTATGGCTAAAATTAGAAATAAAGCGATCGTTGGCTTCTTTAGCTATACCAGCTTTGCGATGTATCTATTTCATCGTCCCGTATTTACCTTAACTAAAAATCTGTTTTTTCCCCTAGGTGAAACAGAACAAGTGCTATATCTATTGATCGTATCTTTACCTTTGACTGTGGTGATAAGCTGGTCAATTCAACGACTGTACGATCGCCTGCTTCAATTATAG